The DNA region CGCGACCTTTTGGCGGTTCTGCAGTAAGGGAGGTGAGCCATGGCGAAGATCCTGGTGTTTGACGAGGCAGCCCGCCGGGCCTTGGAGCGCGGCGTGAACGCGGTAGCCGATGCGGTGAAGGTAACCTTGGGCCCCCGGGGCCGGAACGTGGTCCTGGAGAAGAAGTTCGGCTCCCCCACCATCACCAAGGACGGGGTGACGGTGGCCAAGGAGATCGAGCTGGAGAACCACCTGGAGAACATCGGGGCCCAGCTCCTCAAGGAGGTGGCCTCCAAGACCAACGACGTGGCCGGTGACGGTACCACCACCGCCACCGTCTTGGCCCAGGCCATCGTGCGGGAAGGTCTGAAGAACGTGGCCGCCGGCGCCAACCCCCTGGCCCTCAAGCGGGGCATCGAGAGGGCGGTGGAGGCGGCGGTGGAGAAGATCCGCTCCCTGGCCATCCCCGTGGAGGACCGCAAGGCCATCGAGGAGGTGGCCACCATCTCCGCCAACGATCCCGATGTCGGCAAGCTGATCGCCGACGCCATGGAGAAGGTGGGGAAGGAGGGGATCATCACCGTCGAGGAGTCCAAGAGCCTGGAGACCGAGCTGAAGTTCGTGGAGGGGTACCAGTTTGACAAGGGGTACATCTCCCCCTACTTCGTCACCAACCCCGAGGCCATGGAGGCGGTCCTGGAGGACGCCTTCATCCTCATCGTGGAGAAGAAGGTCTCCAACGTGCGCGAACTCCTCCCCATCCTGGAGCAGGTGGCCCAGACCGGCAAGCCCCTCCTCCTGATCGCCGAGGACGTGGAGGGCGAGGCCCTGGCCACCCTGGTGGTCAACAAGCTCCGGGGCACCTTGAACGTGGCGGCGGTGAAGGCTCCCGGCTTCGGTGACCGCCGTAAGGAGATGCTCAAGGACATCGCCGCCGTCACCGGTGGTACCGTCATCTCCGAGGAGCTCGGCTTCAAGCTGGAGAACGCCACCCTCTCCATGCTGGGTCGGGCCGAGCGGGTGAAGATCACCAAGGACGAGACCACCATCGTGGGCGGCAAGGGCAAGAAGGAGGACATCGAGGCCCGCATCAACGGCATCAAGAAGGAGCTGGAGACCACGGACAGCGAGTACGCCAAGGAGAAGCTCCAGGAGCGCCTGGCCAAGCTGGCGGGGGGCGTGGCGGTGATCCGGGTAGGGGCCGCCACCGAAACCGAGCTGAAGGAGAAGAAGCACCGCTTTGAGGACGCCCTGAACGCCACCCGGGCCGCGGTGGAGGAGGGCATCGTCCCGGGCGGTGGCGTGGCGCTTCTTCGGGCCATCAGCGCCGTGGACGAGCTTATCCAGAAGCTGGAGGGGGACGAGGCCACCGGGGCTAAGATCGTGCGCCGGGCCCTGGAGGAGCCCGCCCGTCAGATCGCCGAGAACGCCGGCTACGAGGGCTCCGTGGTGGTCCAGAGGATCCTCTCCGAGACCAAGAACCCCCGCCTGGGCTTCAACGCGGCCACCGGGGAGTACGTGGACATGGTGGAGGCGGGCATCGTGGACCCCGCCAAGGTGACCCGCTCCGCCCTGCAGAACGCTGCCTCCATCGGCTCCCTCATCCTCACCACCGAGGCCGTGGTGGCGGAGAAGCCCGAGAAGAAGGAGTCCACCCCCGCTCCCGCGGGCGGCGGGGACATGGACTTCTAAGGCCACCCCGGGTTAGGGCAAAAGAGGCTGGGCCCTAGGGCCCAGCCTCTTTTTTAGAAGGGCACCACCTCCTCCTTGGGCCCGCCGCCATTTCCCTGGAGGAAAGCCTCCCGGTCCGGGATCAGGTAGGCGCGGAAGCCCTCGGCCTCAAGGGCCTTCAGGACCCCTTCCCCCACCCGGGTCTCCCGCAAGGAGAGGACGGCCTCCCCAAAGGGCCCCTGGACCCTAAGGTAAAGGGGAAGG from Thermus neutrinimicus includes:
- the groL gene encoding chaperonin GroEL (60 kDa chaperone family; promotes refolding of misfolded polypeptides especially under stressful conditions; forms two stacked rings of heptamers to form a barrel-shaped 14mer; ends can be capped by GroES; misfolded proteins enter the barrel where they are refolded when GroES binds), whose protein sequence is MAKILVFDEAARRALERGVNAVADAVKVTLGPRGRNVVLEKKFGSPTITKDGVTVAKEIELENHLENIGAQLLKEVASKTNDVAGDGTTTATVLAQAIVREGLKNVAAGANPLALKRGIERAVEAAVEKIRSLAIPVEDRKAIEEVATISANDPDVGKLIADAMEKVGKEGIITVEESKSLETELKFVEGYQFDKGYISPYFVTNPEAMEAVLEDAFILIVEKKVSNVRELLPILEQVAQTGKPLLLIAEDVEGEALATLVVNKLRGTLNVAAVKAPGFGDRRKEMLKDIAAVTGGTVISEELGFKLENATLSMLGRAERVKITKDETTIVGGKGKKEDIEARINGIKKELETTDSEYAKEKLQERLAKLAGGVAVIRVGAATETELKEKKHRFEDALNATRAAVEEGIVPGGGVALLRAISAVDELIQKLEGDEATGAKIVRRALEEPARQIAENAGYEGSVVVQRILSETKNPRLGFNAATGEYVDMVEAGIVDPAKVTRSALQNAASIGSLILTTEAVVAEKPEKKESTPAPAGGGDMDF